In Pasteurella multocida subsp. multocida OH4807, a genomic segment contains:
- the rplI gene encoding 50S ribosomal protein L9 (COG0359 Ribosomal protein L9): MQVILLDKVVHLGNIGDQVNVKSGFARNFLIPQGKAVMATKANIEHFEARRAELEAKAAEVLAVAQARAAKLAELGSVTIASKAGDEGRLFGSITTRDVAEAVTAAGVEIAKSEVRLSTGPIRTLGDHEVKFQLHGEVFATVNVIVVAE, translated from the coding sequence ATGCAAGTAATTCTTTTAGACAAAGTGGTTCACCTTGGTAACATTGGTGATCAAGTAAATGTTAAATCAGGTTTCGCGCGTAACTTCTTAATCCCACAAGGTAAAGCAGTTATGGCAACGAAAGCAAATATTGAACATTTTGAGGCTCGCCGCGCAGAATTAGAAGCGAAAGCAGCAGAGGTATTAGCAGTTGCTCAAGCTCGTGCAGCGAAATTAGCAGAATTAGGTTCGGTAACTATCGCATCTAAAGCAGGTGATGAGGGTCGTTTATTTGGTTCTATTACAACTCGCGATGTGGCTGAAGCTGTAACAGCAGCTGGCGTTGAAATTGCGAAAAGTGAAGTTCGTTTATCAACAGGTCCTATCCGTACTTTAGGTGATCACGAAGTGAAATTCCAACTTCATGGTGAAGTATTTGCAACAGTTAACGTTATCGTTGTTGCTGAATAA
- the rpsR gene encoding 30S ribosomal protein S18 (COG0238 Ribosomal protein S18) yields the protein MARYFRRRKFCRFTAENVVEIDYKDVATLKNYITESGKIVPSRITGTRAKYQRQLARAIKRARYLALLPYTDNHQ from the coding sequence ATGGCACGTTATTTCCGTCGTCGTAAGTTCTGCCGTTTCACAGCGGAAAATGTAGTTGAAATTGATTATAAAGATGTTGCTACATTAAAGAACTATATCACAGAGAGCGGCAAAATTGTTCCAAGCCGTATTACCGGTACTCGTGCGAAGTATCAACGTCAATTAGCTCGTGCTATTAAACGTGCACGTTATTTAGCGTTACTTCCGTACACTGACAATCATCAGTAA
- a CDS encoding primosomal replication protein N (COG2965 Primosomal replication protein N) has protein sequence MLKSNLKIDNRFSLIGQVASQPKRMQSPSGIAHCQFLLEHRSTQEEAGLSRQAWCKMPIQISGNQLIEKTQSITVGSQLLVVGFISSHKTANGLSQLVLHAEQIEFID, from the coding sequence ATGCTGAAGAGTAATTTAAAAATTGATAATCGTTTTTCGTTGATAGGTCAGGTCGCCAGTCAACCAAAACGAATGCAAAGCCCAAGCGGAATTGCGCATTGCCAATTTTTGTTAGAACATCGTTCTACACAAGAGGAGGCGGGATTAAGCCGACAGGCTTGGTGTAAAATGCCAATTCAAATTAGCGGCAATCAATTAATAGAAAAAACTCAAAGCATTACGGTCGGCAGTCAGCTTTTGGTGGTGGGATTTATTAGTTCTCACAAAACTGCAAATGGTTTAAGCCAATTAGTATTACATGCCGAGCAAATCGAATTTATAGATTAG
- the rpsF gene encoding 30S ribosomal protein S6 (COG0360 Ribosomal protein S6) has product MRHYEIVFMVHPDQSEQVPGMIERYTGSVKEAGGQIHRLEDWGRRQLAYPINKLHKAHYVLMNVEAPQEVIDELETTFRYNDAVLRNVIIRTKHAVTEASPMVKAKDDRKALAEVENNDFEDAEE; this is encoded by the coding sequence ATGCGACACTACGAAATCGTGTTTATGGTTCACCCGGACCAAAGCGAACAAGTACCTGGCATGATTGAACGTTACACAGGTTCTGTAAAAGAAGCTGGCGGTCAAATCCATCGCCTAGAAGATTGGGGTCGTCGCCAATTAGCGTACCCAATCAATAAATTACACAAAGCACACTATGTGTTAATGAATGTAGAAGCGCCTCAAGAAGTCATCGACGAGCTAGAAACAACTTTCCGTTACAACGACGCAGTTCTTCGTAACGTAATCATTCGTACTAAGCACGCCGTAACAGAAGCGTCCCCAATGGTTAAAGCAAAAGACGATCGTAAAGCTTTAGCTGAAGTTGAAAACAACGATTTTGAGGATGCTGAAGAGTAA